In Deinococcus psychrotolerans, a genomic segment contains:
- a CDS encoding glyoxalase, with the protein MTLITGLDHIQIEAPAGCEDAARTFFGGFLGLPELQKPPVLAARGGVWFALPDGRQLHIGVTKDFVAREKGHPALRCTDLDTFTRQATAFGVPVQTDTELAPLRRVFLTDPWGNRLEVVERPT; encoded by the coding sequence ATGACGCTTATCACTGGCCTTGACCACATCCAGATTGAAGCGCCGGCTGGCTGCGAGGACGCCGCCCGCACTTTTTTCGGCGGATTTCTGGGCTTGCCGGAACTGCAAAAGCCCCCCGTATTGGCCGCACGCGGCGGCGTCTGGTTCGCCTTGCCCGACGGACGGCAACTGCATATCGGCGTGACGAAGGACTTTGTGGCGCGGGAAAAAGGCCACCCCGCTCTGCGCTGCACCGACTTGGACACTTTCACGCGGCAGGCGACAGCGTTCGGTGTCCCGGTTCAGACCGACACCGAACTGGCTCCGCTGCGGCGGGTCTTTTTGACCGATCCTTGGGGCAACCGCTTGGAAGTGGTGGAGCGGCCCACCTGA
- a CDS encoding Nif3-like dinuclear metal center hexameric protein codes for MTLSEQPNKPREISRDELVAWLGDYLQISAFKDPSLNGLQIEGAPMIRRIAASVDTSARSLQDAADSGADLLLVHHGLFWGQPLAVTGPHARRLQIALSAGLNLYAAHIPLDAHPEVGNNAMIASALSVQNLEPFGEWAGGKIGLAGDLPFTQTLQDFADRVQKLTGEICLVHGGGSPNVERLGILSGSGAGSIAEAAAMGLDTVLTGEPEHKYFHDGFEYGVNVLYAGHYETEVFGVRALAAKIEDEFGIPWQFLHLPTGL; via the coding sequence ATGACTTTATCCGAACAACCCAATAAACCCCGCGAGATCAGCCGCGACGAATTGGTGGCCTGGCTGGGCGATTACCTCCAGATCAGCGCTTTCAAAGACCCCAGCTTAAACGGCCTGCAAATTGAAGGTGCGCCCATGATTCGCCGGATTGCCGCCAGCGTGGACACCAGCGCCCGCAGCCTGCAAGACGCCGCCGACAGCGGAGCCGACCTGCTGCTGGTGCATCACGGCCTGTTTTGGGGCCAGCCGCTCGCCGTGACCGGCCCGCACGCCCGCCGCCTCCAGATTGCCCTGAGTGCGGGGCTCAATCTCTACGCCGCGCATATTCCGCTGGACGCCCACCCCGAAGTCGGCAACAACGCCATGATCGCGAGCGCCCTGAGCGTGCAAAATTTGGAGCCGTTCGGCGAGTGGGCCGGCGGCAAAATCGGGCTGGCCGGCGACTTGCCGTTTACCCAGACCCTGCAAGACTTCGCTGACCGGGTGCAAAAGCTGACCGGCGAAATCTGCCTCGTTCACGGCGGCGGCTCGCCCAACGTGGAGCGGCTGGGCATTCTCAGCGGCAGCGGAGCCGGAAGTATTGCCGAGGCCGCCGCGATGGGCTTAGACACCGTGCTGACCGGCGAACCCGAACACAAATACTTCCACGACGGCTTCGAGTACGGCGTGAACGTGCTGTATGCCGGACACTACGAAACTGAAGTCTTCGGGGTGCGGGCCTTGGCCGCCAAAATTGAAGACGAATTTGGGATTCCGTGGCAGTTCTTGCACCTTCCAACGGGGCTTTGA
- the tmk gene encoding dTMP kinase: MTGLFISFEGPEGSGKSTQITRLAARLEAAGVSHTLTREPGGTPLGSRIREIVLLDPDLDVNPLSEFLLYSASRAQLVQDVIRPCLQLGEVVICDRYADSSAAYQGAGRGLDPRLVGDVTWEVTGGLLPHITVLLDLDSAVGLGRAAARGQPDRLERADLAFHVRVRQGFLNIAANAPERFLVLDAAQSADILEQQIWQAVKATLLAMGKSAEL, translated from the coding sequence ATGACGGGCCTTTTCATCAGCTTTGAAGGCCCCGAAGGCTCCGGCAAATCCACCCAGATCACCCGCCTAGCGGCCAGACTGGAAGCGGCGGGGGTCAGCCACACGCTCACCCGCGAACCGGGCGGCACGCCGCTGGGCAGCCGCATCCGCGAGATCGTGCTGCTCGACCCCGATTTGGACGTCAATCCGCTCTCCGAATTTCTGCTCTACAGCGCCAGCCGCGCCCAACTGGTGCAGGACGTAATTCGGCCCTGTTTGCAACTCGGCGAGGTGGTGATCTGCGACCGCTACGCCGACAGCAGCGCCGCTTATCAGGGCGCGGGGCGCGGCTTAGATCCCCGCTTGGTCGGGGACGTGACTTGGGAAGTCACCGGAGGACTGCTGCCTCACATCACCGTGCTGCTCGACCTCGATTCGGCGGTGGGCCTTGGGCGGGCGGCGGCGCGGGGGCAGCCTGACCGCTTGGAGCGTGCCGACTTGGCATTCCACGTGCGGGTCAGACAGGGCTTTTTGAATATCGCCGCCAACGCGCCGGAGCGCTTTTTGGTGCTGGACGCCGCCCAGAGTGCCGACATCTTGGAGCAGCAAATTTGGCAGGCCGTCAAAGCCACCTTGCTGGCGATGGGCAAAAGCGCCGAGCTGTGA
- a CDS encoding TrmH family RNA methyltransferase, producing MAGRQSHLAGDGQKRRAVTPALIASLQNPQLKRLVRLRDRRERLREGVFLIEGARELSRALQAGVPLEQVFICPELHSPEARELPWASLPVSEPATELSRAAFEKVSGREGPDGVLAVARSEPRPLPEPLGSTAVLVLDGLEKPGNVGALLRTADGAGAHATLLVGDGLDLGNPNLIRASQGSVFTQPTAALSQADALNWLRERGFTLLACTPHAAQNYWDAPLSGRVALLLGTEHAGLSAFWQEAADLHLSIPMLGQADSLNVATAGALVLYEALRQRAGRQPLE from the coding sequence TTGGCAGGCCGTCAAAGCCACCTTGCTGGCGATGGGCAAAAGCGCCGAGCTGTGACGCCCGCGCTGATTGCTTCCTTGCAAAACCCGCAGCTCAAGCGCCTCGTGCGGCTGCGAGACCGGCGCGAACGGCTCAGAGAAGGCGTTTTTCTGATCGAGGGCGCACGCGAACTCAGCCGCGCCCTCCAAGCAGGTGTGCCGCTCGAACAGGTTTTTATCTGTCCCGAACTCCACAGCCCCGAGGCCCGCGAGTTGCCCTGGGCCAGCTTGCCAGTCAGCGAACCCGCCACAGAACTCAGCCGGGCCGCGTTTGAAAAAGTCAGTGGACGAGAAGGCCCAGACGGGGTGTTGGCGGTGGCCCGCAGCGAGCCGCGCCCCCTGCCCGAACCGCTTGGGAGCACCGCCGTGCTGGTCTTGGACGGCTTGGAGAAACCCGGCAACGTCGGTGCGCTGCTGCGAACCGCCGACGGCGCGGGAGCGCACGCCACCTTGCTGGTCGGAGACGGCTTAGACTTGGGCAACCCCAATTTGATCCGCGCTTCTCAGGGGAGCGTGTTTACTCAGCCTACCGCCGCGCTGAGTCAGGCAGACGCGCTGAACTGGCTGCGGGAGCGCGGCTTTACCTTGCTGGCCTGCACCCCGCATGCCGCCCAGAACTATTGGGACGCGCCGCTCTCAGGCCGGGTGGCGCTGCTGCTGGGCACCGAACACGCCGGACTCAGCGCCTTTTGGCAAGAAGCCGCCGACCTTCACCTCTCTATCCCGATGCTGGGTCAGGCCGACAGCCTGAATGTAGCCACCGCGGGGGCGTTGGTGCTGTATGAAGCTTTGCGTCAACGCGCAGGCCGCCAGCCGCTAGAATAA
- the glgP gene encoding alpha-glucan family phosphorylase: protein MNVIGKVTVLPRLPKALARLEELAYNLYWSWTPKAQALYQTLDPANWERFQHNPVQTLLETPSARLESLAADPDYLGNYHAVLADFDAYMNKGAWGKGEVWAATNAAELPPVAYFSMEYGFHESLPIYSGGLGVLAGDHCKSASDLGLPFTAVGMLFHQGYFRQLFNKDGWQEEAYDELNLTTLPIRPALTKSGEVAKVSVRVAGRDVVMQVWSLRIGRIQVLLLDANVPENSEDDRKMTARLYGGNQELRIQQYVLLGVGGIRALRALDVPASVYHMNEGHAALMGLERMREYVAQGLDFRTALEATASSTLFTTHTPVAAGNDAFAYEMMDRYIGDWPAQLATSRSELYDLAEHAQNWDGHLVPTFSMTVFALRMSRMANGVSELHGEVSRGMWNFLYEGADEEEVPIGHVTNGAHNLTFLAQQFRDLYSTVLPGNWIERLEDKQMWDDINTIPDAQLSATQHELKEEMIAFVRVRLQEQLRRTGAPAAEVAAAGETLSADALTIGFARRFATYKRATLLFRDRERLSKIVNNPERPVQFIFAGKAHPADNPGKAFIQEIYKLSRDPEFAGKIIIVENYDMNVARHLVQGVDIWLNNPRRPLEASGTSGMKASFNGAPNFSILDGWWREGYDTTNGWPIGEEREYTDLNIQDDADSFSMYETLENTIVPLYYGKDAQGQNHGWLKTVRRAIITVNPEFAMQRQVIDYVQQFYLPLAQRAAKVDANNFEKARTLGSWKSWVRQQWQHVQIHATAQLPATVQPGEEVKVSAQVTPAGIQESELHVEAVLKHGEDTLHVPMKATGGGNYEVSIPLTDSGLYSVGVRAMPYSADLSNPIELGLIKWA, encoded by the coding sequence ATGAATGTGATTGGCAAAGTGACTGTCCTGCCGCGCCTGCCCAAAGCCCTGGCACGCTTAGAAGAACTCGCTTACAACCTGTACTGGTCTTGGACGCCCAAAGCCCAGGCGCTTTACCAAACGCTCGACCCTGCCAACTGGGAGCGCTTCCAACACAACCCCGTCCAGACGCTGTTGGAGACGCCTTCAGCGCGTTTAGAGTCGCTGGCTGCCGATCCTGATTATTTGGGCAATTACCACGCTGTTCTGGCCGATTTCGACGCTTACATGAACAAGGGCGCGTGGGGCAAAGGTGAGGTGTGGGCCGCCACCAATGCCGCCGAGTTGCCGCCCGTCGCTTATTTCAGCATGGAGTACGGCTTCCACGAATCGCTGCCGATTTATTCCGGCGGCCTCGGCGTGCTGGCGGGCGATCACTGCAAAAGTGCGTCTGATTTGGGCCTGCCCTTCACGGCAGTCGGGATGCTGTTTCATCAGGGCTACTTCCGCCAACTGTTCAACAAAGACGGCTGGCAAGAAGAAGCTTACGACGAACTCAACCTGACCACCTTGCCGATTCGCCCGGCGCTGACCAAATCTGGCGAAGTCGCCAAAGTCAGCGTTCGGGTGGCGGGCCGCGACGTCGTGATGCAGGTCTGGAGCTTACGGATTGGCCGCATTCAGGTGCTGCTGCTCGACGCCAACGTGCCGGAAAACAGCGAGGATGACCGCAAGATGACGGCCCGCCTCTACGGCGGCAACCAAGAACTCCGCATCCAGCAGTACGTGCTTTTGGGCGTCGGCGGCATTCGCGCCCTGCGTGCTTTGGATGTTCCGGCCAGCGTCTACCACATGAACGAAGGCCACGCCGCGCTGATGGGTTTAGAGCGGATGCGCGAGTACGTCGCGCAGGGCCTGGACTTCCGCACCGCCTTGGAGGCCACCGCCAGCAGCACGCTGTTTACCACCCACACGCCGGTTGCGGCAGGCAACGACGCCTTCGCTTACGAGATGATGGACAGGTATATCGGTGATTGGCCCGCGCAACTGGCCACCAGCCGCAGCGAACTCTACGACCTTGCCGAACACGCCCAGAACTGGGACGGCCACTTGGTGCCGACTTTTTCGATGACGGTCTTCGCGCTGCGGATGTCGCGGATGGCCAACGGCGTCTCGGAACTGCACGGCGAGGTCAGCCGGGGCATGTGGAATTTCCTCTATGAAGGTGCGGACGAAGAAGAAGTGCCGATCGGTCACGTCACCAACGGCGCACACAATTTAACCTTTCTCGCTCAGCAGTTCCGCGACCTCTACTCCACCGTGTTGCCCGGTAACTGGATCGAGCGCCTCGAAGACAAGCAGATGTGGGACGATATCAACACCATCCCCGACGCGCAGCTCTCGGCCACCCAGCACGAACTCAAAGAAGAGATGATCGCCTTCGTGCGTGTCCGGCTCCAAGAGCAGCTTCGCCGCACCGGAGCGCCCGCCGCCGAGGTGGCCGCCGCTGGCGAAACCCTGAGCGCCGATGCCCTAACCATCGGCTTTGCGCGGCGCTTTGCCACCTACAAACGGGCCACTTTGCTGTTCCGTGACCGCGAGCGCCTCAGCAAAATCGTCAACAACCCTGAGCGCCCGGTGCAGTTTATTTTCGCGGGCAAGGCCCACCCCGCCGACAACCCCGGCAAGGCCTTTATTCAGGAAATCTACAAGCTCTCGCGTGATCCCGAATTCGCCGGAAAAATCATCATCGTCGAAAACTACGATATGAACGTGGCCCGCCACCTCGTGCAGGGCGTGGACATCTGGCTCAACAACCCGCGCCGCCCTCTGGAGGCCTCCGGCACTTCCGGCATGAAGGCCAGCTTCAACGGTGCGCCCAACTTCAGCATTCTCGACGGCTGGTGGCGCGAGGGCTACGACACCACCAACGGCTGGCCGATTGGCGAGGAGCGCGAATACACCGATCTCAACATTCAGGACGACGCTGACAGCTTCAGCATGTACGAAACGCTGGAAAATACCATCGTGCCGCTGTATTACGGCAAAGATGCACAGGGCCAGAATCACGGCTGGCTCAAAACCGTGCGCCGCGCCATCATCACGGTTAATCCTGAGTTTGCCATGCAGCGTCAGGTCATCGACTATGTGCAGCAATTTTACTTGCCACTGGCTCAGCGTGCGGCCAAAGTGGATGCCAACAACTTTGAGAAGGCCCGTACGCTGGGCAGCTGGAAAAGCTGGGTGCGTCAGCAGTGGCAACACGTCCAGATTCACGCCACCGCGCAGCTTCCCGCCACCGTGCAGCCCGGCGAGGAAGTCAAGGTCAGCGCTCAGGTCACTCCGGCAGGTATTCAGGAAAGTGAGCTGCATGTAGAAGCCGTTCTCAAGCACGGCGAAGACACCCTGCACGTGCCGATGAAGGCGACGGGCGGCGGCAATTATGAAGTCAGTATTCCCCTCACCGACAGCGGCCTCTACAGCGTCGGCGTGCGGGCTATGCCTTACTCGGCGGACTTGAGCAACCCGATTGAGCTGGGCCTGATTAAGTGGGCCTGA
- a CDS encoding YdcF family protein translates to MKRSLSFWLLGTLLGGFLLAALRWLSPLPPPPSPALPAPTLLVLGASQVAGLPSPAFRRRLDEAFRLYQQGGVMRIIVSGGVGEGDLFSEGEIGVRYLRAQGVPVGILRAEEQSRTTYQNLRNSRPLIAGRVTLVTDSVHARRALSLALAEGLSADVSSVSFKAAPRYLLRETAALLMWRLFGYTGGRPAPRAHPGA, encoded by the coding sequence GTGAAACGCTCTCTGTCTTTTTGGCTGCTCGGCACGCTGCTGGGTGGTTTCCTCCTAGCGGCGCTGCGCTGGCTCTCGCCGCTCCCGCCGCCGCCGAGTCCGGCTTTGCCCGCGCCGACTTTGCTGGTACTGGGCGCTTCTCAGGTGGCAGGTTTGCCGTCTCCCGCGTTTCGGCGGCGGCTGGATGAGGCATTCAGGCTTTACCAGCAGGGCGGCGTCATGCGCATCATCGTGTCCGGCGGTGTGGGTGAAGGTGATTTGTTTAGCGAGGGAGAAATCGGCGTACGTTACCTCCGCGCTCAGGGCGTGCCAGTCGGAATTTTGCGGGCCGAGGAACAGAGCCGCACCACTTACCAGAACCTCCGCAACAGCCGCCCGCTTATTGCTGGACGCGTCACCTTGGTCACGGACAGCGTTCACGCCCGCCGCGCCCTGTCGCTGGCGCTGGCCGAGGGGCTGAGCGCCGATGTCAGCAGTGTCAGCTTCAAGGCGGCCCCGCGTTATCTGCTGCGCGAAACGGCGGCGCTGCTGATGTGGCGGCTGTTTGGGTATACGGGTGGCCGCCCGGCTCCTCGCGCCCACCCCGGAGCATAA
- a CDS encoding DMT family transporter, whose protein sequence is MQPTPAAVSASNTQASGWWWAGLGMLCFSFTLPATRLAVPEFGSYLVGFGRSALAGVLALGLLLLLKEKRPERRHWLGLGVVALGTVFGFSVFSALALRSVPSSHGAVVVGLLPAATAIAAVLLTRERPRAAFWVVCALGVVAVLVFAVVQGAGQVAAGDIYLLLAVIFAAAGYAEGGRLAREMGGWRVVSWALAFSLPITLIATWLSPWPTQMPSVTAWAAFGYVSVFSVFLGFFAWYKGLALGGVARAGQVQLLQPVLTVAWSALLLGEHIGVATVVAAVFVVGIALLSRLTR, encoded by the coding sequence ATGCAGCCGACCCCCGCCGCCGTTTCCGCTTCCAACACCCAAGCGTCGGGTTGGTGGTGGGCTGGACTGGGCATGTTGTGTTTCAGCTTTACCTTGCCGGCCACTCGCCTCGCCGTGCCGGAATTTGGAAGTTACCTGGTCGGGTTTGGCCGCTCGGCGCTGGCTGGGGTGCTGGCTTTGGGGCTGCTCTTGCTGCTCAAAGAAAAGCGGCCAGAGCGCCGTCACTGGCTGGGGCTGGGGGTCGTGGCGTTGGGTACGGTCTTCGGCTTTTCGGTGTTCAGTGCGCTGGCGCTGCGGAGCGTGCCTTCCTCGCATGGCGCGGTGGTGGTGGGCCTGCTGCCTGCGGCCACTGCCATTGCCGCCGTGCTGCTGACGCGAGAACGGCCCCGAGCCGCATTCTGGGTGGTGTGCGCCCTGGGCGTGGTGGCGGTGCTGGTTTTTGCGGTGGTTCAGGGCGCTGGGCAGGTCGCGGCTGGCGACATTTATCTGCTCCTGGCCGTCATCTTTGCGGCGGCGGGCTACGCCGAGGGTGGACGGTTGGCCCGCGAGATGGGCGGCTGGCGGGTGGTGAGCTGGGCGCTGGCCTTCTCGCTGCCGATCACTTTAATAGCCACTTGGCTTTCACCCTGGCCCACTCAGATGCCTTCGGTCACAGCTTGGGCGGCGTTCGGCTACGTGTCGGTCTTCAGCGTCTTTCTGGGCTTTTTTGCTTGGTACAAGGGGCTGGCGCTCGGCGGCGTCGCCCGCGCCGGACAAGTCCAACTGCTTCAGCCCGTCCTGACGGTGGCGTGGTCGGCGCTGCTGCTGGGCGAACACATCGGCGTAGCTACAGTCGTGGCGGCTGTATTTGTGGTGGGCATCGCGCTGCTCAGCCGCCTGACGCGCTGA
- a CDS encoding EamA family transporter, which yields MSRLLPLPRLRLPPIPALMLSMLSIQGGAAIAKSLFPVLGPAGVTVMRVGLSAIILLAIFRPNLLSLTLRQWRAAAIYGATLGLMNLSFYYAILYIPLGLAVTLEFLGPLAVAVATSRRAADLIWAGLALLGIVLISPLGGNTPISPIGVALAAVAGALWGGYIIIGARMARHFSGTQGVSVGMICAAITVMLCAAPLGFSPSQITPHLLLFGLGVAILSSALPYSLEMIALRQLPRQLFSIMMSLEPAAAALLGWLILHESLSLTQWLAIVCVIGASVGATWQSRRTPDKHQEELLV from the coding sequence ATGAGCCGTCTGCTGCCTCTCCCCCGCCTGCGTCTGCCACCTATTCCCGCCTTGATGCTGAGTATGCTCAGCATTCAGGGCGGCGCGGCAATCGCCAAGAGCTTGTTTCCGGTGCTGGGGCCAGCCGGGGTGACAGTCATGCGGGTGGGCCTGAGCGCCATCATTTTACTGGCAATTTTCCGGCCCAATCTGTTGAGCCTGACGCTGCGGCAGTGGCGAGCCGCCGCCATTTACGGCGCGACACTGGGCCTGATGAACCTGAGCTTTTACTACGCCATTCTCTACATTCCACTGGGCTTGGCGGTCACGCTGGAGTTTTTGGGGCCGCTGGCGGTGGCGGTGGCGACCAGTCGGCGGGCCGCCGATCTGATTTGGGCAGGGCTGGCACTGCTGGGCATCGTGCTGATTTCGCCGCTGGGTGGAAACACGCCGATTTCGCCCATCGGTGTGGCGCTGGCCGCCGTTGCCGGAGCGCTGTGGGGTGGGTACATCATCATCGGGGCAAGGATGGCCCGCCATTTCAGCGGCACGCAGGGCGTCAGCGTCGGCATGATTTGCGCCGCCATCACGGTGATGCTCTGCGCTGCACCGCTGGGGTTTTCACCTTCGCAGATCACGCCTCACCTGCTGCTGTTCGGCCTCGGCGTGGCGATTTTGTCGAGCGCTTTGCCGTACAGCTTAGAAATGATCGCGCTGCGGCAACTGCCGCGCCAACTGTTTTCCATCATGATGAGCTTGGAACCTGCCGCCGCCGCGCTGCTGGGGTGGCTGATCTTGCACGAATCCCTCAGCCTGACGCAGTGGCTGGCGATTGTCTGCGTGATCGGCGCGAGTGTTGGAGCGACCTGGCAGAGCAGGCGCACACCGGACAAGCACCAAGAAGAATTGCTGGTGTAG
- a CDS encoding winged helix-turn-helix domain-containing protein encodes MSQIQLDSLQMNDLAAARALRQDSKFLAHFIVPLSPSEVAPRLGMAANLAHHHARKLVDVGLLFEQSREGGKVLYQLAAREFRVSSDLLPPEDEAGNGSANMRGLSAGFLQAYERSWRNMNEGQEDVYGFGTTERPAHLNQLSYPVSDEAYPTHSDTLTLRLTPERFQQLARSLSALLDEAQAEGVREEGTACTLAVLVFQAEPSQPEQLSRNQDSFLGWPPVKARRS; translated from the coding sequence ATGAGCCAAATTCAACTGGATAGCCTGCAAATGAACGACCTCGCTGCCGCCCGTGCCCTCAGGCAAGACAGCAAATTCCTGGCACACTTTATCGTGCCGCTTTCGCCCAGCGAAGTGGCCCCACGCCTCGGCATGGCGGCCAATCTCGCCCACCACCACGCCCGCAAATTGGTGGATGTAGGCCTGCTGTTCGAGCAGAGCCGTGAAGGTGGCAAAGTCTTATATCAACTCGCGGCCCGTGAATTCCGCGTTTCTTCCGATCTTCTGCCTCCCGAAGACGAAGCGGGCAACGGCAGCGCCAACATGCGCGGGCTGTCCGCCGGATTTTTGCAAGCCTACGAGCGTTCTTGGCGCAACATGAACGAAGGTCAAGAAGATGTCTACGGCTTCGGCACCACTGAGCGGCCCGCTCACCTCAATCAGCTTTCATATCCAGTTTCGGACGAAGCTTACCCGACCCACTCCGACACGCTCACCCTGCGCTTGACGCCGGAGCGCTTTCAACAACTGGCCCGCTCACTGAGTGCCCTGCTGGACGAAGCCCAGGCCGAGGGCGTACGCGAGGAAGGTACGGCTTGCACGTTGGCAGTGCTGGTCTTCCAAGCCGAGCCGTCTCAGCCCGAGCAGCTCAGCCGCAACCAAGACAGCTTTTTGGGGTGGCCCCCGGTGAAAGCTCGGCGGTCTTGA
- a CDS encoding type II toxin-antitoxin system VapC family toxin, producing the protein MVYAELHAVPTITKVALDQALLQMLISVDSSSTLRMWEETGRVHALICQRRRSAGAVGNRRPLADHLIGAHALCRTDALLTHNARDFSDFTTLNIIGI; encoded by the coding sequence GTGGTTTATGCCGAACTCCACGCGGTTCCCACTATCACCAAAGTGGCGCTTGACCAAGCCCTTTTGCAAATGCTGATCAGTGTCGATTCCAGCAGCACGCTCAGAATGTGGGAAGAAACCGGGCGGGTTCACGCTTTGATTTGCCAGCGCCGCCGCTCGGCTGGTGCTGTGGGTAACCGCAGACCATTGGCTGATCATTTGATTGGTGCCCATGCACTTTGCCGCACGGACGCTTTACTAACCCACAATGCCCGCGATTTCAGTGATTTTACGACGCTCAACATTATTGGTATTTGA
- a CDS encoding AbrB/MazE/SpoVT family DNA-binding domain-containing protein, with amino-acid sequence MKSTVTSKGQTTIPKFIREQLRLRIGSEIDWQLEGGTLTVRLAEPSNLTNPYHRFLGAFRLPEGQTTADVLCELRGEPEIYAQQGEGAKIMTLEDVLAEQA; translated from the coding sequence ATGAAAAGTACCGTCACGAGCAAAGGACAAACCACCATTCCCAAGTTCATACGCGAGCAACTGCGCTTACGTATCGGCAGCGAAATTGATTGGCAGTTGGAAGGCGGCACCTTAACAGTGCGTTTGGCTGAGCCATCGAACCTGACCAACCCATACCATCGCTTCCTTGGCGCGTTCCGATTGCCCGAAGGACAAACCACAGCTGACGTTTTGTGCGAACTGCGCGGAGAGCCAGAGATTTACGCGCAACAGGGTGAGGGCGCAAAGATCATGACGTTGGAAGATGTTTTGGCTGAGCAAGCTTGA